GGCCTGTGGGGGGCAGCTTCGTTCGCAGGCGTTGCAGCCGGTACAGCTTGCCAGCGAGAGCGTCAGGGTCACGCCGCCGTCGGGCTGCACGTCTCTGGTGATGGCGTCGGTCGGGCAGACATTTTCGCAGACCGGGCAGTCGATACAGGTGTCGTCGATCAGCGGGGCAGGCCAGTAGATCGCCGTTTCCGGGGTCGGAGCAGGCCGCAGCGCCCGCACCCGCCAGCGCCACTCGGCAGGCACGCGGTCTTCGGGTTCCGACCAGTCGACGAACGGCAGCGGAGAATCGGGAATCGCCTGGGCGGCCATGCGCCCCGCGCCGCGTGCCATCGCCCCGAACAGCAGGCGTCGGCTGACTCGCTCGCCAGACCCCTGCTGCTCGGGATCGTGCGCCCGCAGCGTGACCTCGGTGGGCCGCCCGGTGGGGGCGCGGAGCCGCTGAGCCTCGTCGATCACACCCTGCACCGAAGCGGGCACACTCGGCCCACCCAGCGTACAGGCCGCGCAGTCGCCGTGAACCAGCGTCAGCGGCGTGTCCCAGGCTCCGGCGGCCATGACGGTGCTGGCGGTCAGGCGGGCCAGACACGGCACGCTTCTGCCGCCCTCCTCGCTCTTGCTACACACGATCTTCGCGCCCTGCGGCTGAGCCTTCTGTTCGCGCACGGCGTTCAGGGGCGCTGTCACGTCGTATTCCAGCGCCCCGCTGGGGCATGCCTGGGTACACAGGCCGCAGCCGGTACACGCGTCGGCATTGATACTCACGCTCTGAAAGATGATGATCGCGTCGTGCGGGCAGGCCTGCTGGCACAGGTCGCAGCCGCCCACGCTCAGGCGCTCGGACAGGCAGCGCGGCCCGGTATAGCGCGGCAGCACATTGCCGTACTCACCCAGCAACTTGAAGACGTTTTCTAACATGGGCACACTTCTAACATTGGAACACCGGGGCGGGGCAGCAGAGGTCTGGACGAATGGAGACACGAACCGTCATAGCCGCAGTCTACGCCCGTCACCGCGCAGACTTCTGGGAGCTGTGCCGGGTTCGGGAAGCCGGGGTTCAGAGACCGGGCACATGCACCTGCTGCCCCGCCATCCCGGAACTCAGCGCGAGCTGCGCCGCCGATGCCCGGACCGCCTCGATAAAGCCCCGGATATGCGGCAGACTGGCGCGGCCCGGCAGGGTGGCAACCACCAGCGAGCGGGTCAGGCGCACCGGCAGCGGCACGGTCATCAGGTCGCTTCTGAGCGGAATGGTCGCCAGCGACGGCTGGACGGCGATACCCAGGCCGTGCGCCACCATCGAGAAAATCACGTCGTCGTCGGCAAACTCCATGATGGTCTGCGGCACGATGCCGTGTTCCTGAAGGTGAACGATGACCCGCTGAAAACACGGATCGCCAGACGGCGGCAGCAGCAGCGCCCGGTGGCTCAGTTCGGCCCAGTCGAAGGTGGCCGGATCGACAGCCTTTCCGTGCTCGCGGCGCGGCACCACCGCCACATAATCATCCTGAATCAGCGGATACGACAGAAAGGGCGCGTCGGAATCGAGCATCAGCCCCACGTCGGCCTGACGTTTCAGAATCAGCTGCTGCCCGCCCTGTCCGTCCGATTCGGCGTTCAGCACCTTGACTTCCAGCAGCGGAAAACGGGCGTGTACCGCCGCCAACGCCGGGGGCAGCAGATGCACGCCCAGACTGCGGTACGCCGCCACCGTCAGCGTTCCGGTCAGGGCTTCGTCGTCCAGAGCACTTAGCATCAGGTCGTCGCTGGCCTGAATCGCCCGTACCGCGTGATCGAGCACCCGTTCTCCGGTGGAGGTCAGGGCCACCCCGCTCGGGGAACGCTCCAGCAGGCGCACGCCCAGAGCGCGTTCCAGCCCCGCCACCCCTTCCGACAGCGTGCTCTGCGACATGTTCAGGTCGGTGGCAGCCTCGCTGAAGGCTCCGGCCTTTGCCACCGCCACAAAGACCCGCAGCTGCGCCAGCGTGGGCCGTGCACCAGCCGCACGAACAGGGGAACGAACGGACGACGCACGGGGCACAGGGGGGCGGGTAACGCTGGACATAGCTGAGTGTACACGCTGCACGGCCCTGGGTATCGGGACTTCCGATACCATGTGGCTGCCGTGCCAGTCGCGCCCGATGGTGAATGTCGCCGCAGAAGCGCACCATACATGCAGGAGGCACACCATGACCCAGTACACCGACACCACCCGCCCCACCACCCTGCCTTTCACCGCCCAGGCACACCCCGAAGAAGTCTTTGGCGAGTACGTGTTTGAAGTGACCGCCGATACCCAGGTCATCGAGCCTGTTCAGGGCTGGACGCTGCGGCTGTGGCCCCAGGCCAGACTGGGCGACGGCACGCTGGAAGCCAGCACCCAGGGCGGCACCACACTCCACGACCTGCTGACCGAGCTGGAAGCGCAGCACGTTCGCCCACTCGGGCCGATCCACTTCAAGAAGCACGGCTGAGCAGCGCGGTTTCGGCCACAACAGCACACCACCCCGCCCAGGCAACTTCAGCCGGGAAGACAGAAGAACCGAGTACGGATTTCGCACAGGCTTACCGGAATGCAGCCCGCTTCCCACGCCTCAGCAGGGTCCGTACTTTTTCTATACTTTTTCTGTTCAGCGCAGAGCACACGAGCAGAGGGCAGGCAGCAGAGGCCAAAGCTCGTCAGTGACGCCCACTTCCGATGCTTGCTCTAGCAGATCAGGCCCAGCCCAGCGCCTGAGCGGCAAACAGCAGGCCCAACCCGACCACCAGCGTCCACAGAACATTTCTGGTCTTCCACGCCACCAGAGCCGCCAGCAGGCCTGCCAGCAGGCGCACGCTCAGAACGTTCACCTGACCGTGCTGCACCAGCAGATCGGGCGCGATCAGGGCAGCCAGCACCGAGGCAGGCACCAGCCCCAGCGACTCGGCCAGGCGCGGCGGCAACCTGCGGTTTCGCAGCAGCACCAGCGACGAGGCGCGTAACAGCAGACTCACGACACCCACGCCCAGAATCACCAGCCAGATGGTCATTTCCTGGCCTGCCCGGGGCGAACGCTCTGAAGAGCCAGGGCCGCCGCGATGCCGCAGGCAGCCCCCACGATCAGATTCAGCCGGAAGGGCAGGGCATGGGCCGCCACTGCCACTGCGCCCGACACCACCGCCGCGAGTACCTGTGGACGTGTTCTGAGGGCGGGAATGACCAGCGCGATGAAGCTGAGCGGCACCGCGAATTCCAGCGGAAGAGTGGCGGGAATGTGTGTGCCCAGCAGCGCTCCCACCACGGTTCCCACCTGCCAGGTCAGCCACATCGGCAGGGCGGCCCCCGCGTAGTAGCGCACCACATCGGTCGCGGAACTGGGGCGGCCCATGGTCAGGGCGTAGGCCTGATCGGTCAGCAGGTACGCCAGGGGCCAGCGCACCGGGGTCGAAACGCCGCCGAAGAACGGCAGCATCGAAGCCGAATACAGGGCAAAACGCAGGTTCACGATCAGGGCGCTGCCCACGATCAGCAGCAGCGGAGCGCCGCCCGCGACCATCTGCGAGGCGATCAGTTGCGCCGACCCCGCGAAGCCGATCAGCGAAAAGGCGATAGACTGCACCGGAGAAAACCCGGCCTGGACAGCAGCAATGCCCGCCACCATGCTGAATGGGAGCACGCCGGGAATAAGCGGCAGAAAGGCCCGTAGACCCTGCCAGAACGACGGAGAAAGCGACATGCTTCAGCTTGCCCGCTTCAGGCCAGCCGCGTCTAGGACGTTTTTGCTGCGCTCGGAGGCGAGAAGGCCGCTGGGGTGCCGGTGCCTCTGGCATACTGCCCCGGACTCAGCCCATAGACCTGCTTGAACTGCTTTCCCAGATGGCTCTGATCGTAAAAGCCTGCCAGCAACGCGGCCTCGGTAAGCGGCACGCCCCCCCGCAGCAGACTTCTGGCCCGCTGCACCCTGAGCAGCGTCTGATAGGCGTGCGGCGGCAGGCCCGTCGCGGCGCGAAACGCCCGCAGCAGCCGCAGTACCGGCAATCCGGCGGCTCCGGCGAGTTCCTCCAGCGACACCGCCGCGCCGCTTTGTACCGCAGCCTCCAGCCGTTGCCGGGCCAGTTCGACGGCGCGGGGAGCGTGCTCAGCGCCCGCCAGCAGCGGGGCACGCTGGGCCGCATGGCGCTGGGCGAGCACCGACATGAACACTGCCCAGCGCGACTGGCGTTCGAGCACCGAACCCTGCGGATCTTCCAGGACGCGGTGAAGCGTCTGAAACATCTGGAACAGCTCGCCGTCGAACACGGTTGCCTCTTTGAACCACGGCAGCGTAAGACCCGGCAGCACCGAAGCGACCAGCGTTTCCGACGGGTACAACATCCGGTACGTCCAGCCCTGCTCTGTCTGCGCGTGGCCGGTATGGACTTCACCGGGGTTGATCAGCGCCAGGGTTCCGGCGGGCAGCACTTCCCTCGAAGTTCTGAACTGCACGCTCTGTGCGCCGTGTTCGATGATGCCGATGGCATATTCGGGATGTGCGTGGGGGCGAAAGGCATGGCGAATATAGGTGGCTCTTAGGGCGTCGGTGTGCTGAAGATCGTGGGCAACCCAGAAGCGGGCCTGCTCAGCCATGATCGGGCGACTCTGACGGCTCTGGTTCGAGCAGCCCGTAAATGTCCAGAAAGCGTTCGATCCGCGCCTGAAGCGTGGGCAGCGGGGCCACCTCGCCGCACACCCAGTCGGGCTGATAGTTGCGGCAGACGGCTGGACGCCCTTCATAGATGCGGCACAGGCAGCCCGCGCCCAGATGGACGCACGGCACGCCCAGCGGCTTGCCGAGGGCAGCGATGTCGGGAGCGCTGCAACACGCGCCGCACGCACTGCACCCGCGCTGCCACGCCGAGCGCGGGGCGTACCCGTCGGGCGGCTGGAACAGGTCAGACACGGCGGCTCTCCAGCAGCAACAGCAGCACCAGCAGGGCAACCAGCACGGCCATCTGAAGCAGGTTGCCCAGCACCATACCCACCACTCCCGACAGCAGCGTCAGCGCCGCGATCAGCAGACGCAGCCCCGAGCGGCCCAGCCCGGTGACGCGGCGAAAGAGCACGTCACCCAGCAGGTACAGCGTCACACCCGCCGCGAGGCTCCAAGCAGTCAGGTTTCTCGCCTGCTCGTGGCTCTGCTCCGGGTTGTCTGCGCCCAGATGACTCAGGGTCAGCTTCATGCCTGCCGCCAGCGCAATGATTCCCGCGATCATGATGGCGTGCCCGAAACCGAATCCCCGCAGCGCCAGCCGCGTGCGCTCGCGGGCCGGGCGCTCTTCCAGCAGCCGGGCACTTCTCTCGGCGTCGGCACCGAAGTAGCTCCACCACAGCGCGGCGTTCAGGGCCAGTCCCAGCAGTGCGCCCACCACCAGCCAGGGCGTCAGGCGGGCATTTCCCACGCCCACCCCCAGCGCCACCACACTCTCACCCAGCGCAATAATCAGAATCAGGCCATGCCGCTCGGCAAAATGGGCCGGACGCATCTGAAATCCGCTCTCGCGCCTCAACAGGCCGCTGACGAACAGCACCACAATCGCCAGCGCCCACGGCCACATGCGCCACCCGGCAGGCACAAACGCCGCCGCCAGCACCAGCGCCGCCGCCGTGAGGTTGTAGCCGAAGATGCCCCAGATGGCCTGGGCGCTGCTGTTGGGAGCCTTCTTGAACAGCCCGGCATGAATCAGGGTGACGATCAGGTAGCCGACGCCGAAGACCACGCCGCTGCTGCCAAATGCCTGCGGAATACTCAGCGCCATCGTCAGAAAGCCGCCCATGCCGCCGAACATCAGCAGGCGGCGAACGGTCTGGTCGGTGCTGACGTTGCTGGTCAGCCAGATATAACCGCTGTACATCCACCACACCATCAGCAGAATAAACAGGGCGTGCAGGTAATCGGCAACGCCCACCGGATGCACGACCAGGTTCGTGATCTGGGTGATGGTAAAGACGAACACCAGATCGAGAAACAGTTCCAGCGTACTGACCGGTGCGTCTTCCGGCGCGTGGATTCTGGCCTCCTGCACGGTCTCAGCCGCCGTAACTGCCCGCACAGAAGTTGCCGCGCTGCTGGGTATTCACGCCGCCCTGCGGAAAGAAGTTCAGACCGCTGGCCGTCTGAATTTCATCGACGGTGGTTTCGTAACGCGAAAAGTTGGAGGTCTTGGGAACCGAGCGGTTGGGCACCAGAAACGCGCGGGCGGCGTTGCCCGACACCACGATCTTGTACACGCTGCTGGGCACCGCCACCCGGTCGGGGCCGATGGTACGCTCCCTCCCCTCGAAAATCGGCCCGGTCAGGATGTACAGGCCGCCCACCGTTTTGGCGCAGTTGCGGGTCGCGCCCTCCAGCCCGGCCCACAGCCCCCGGTTGAGTTCAGGATTCTGCGGCACCATGTTCGACAGGTAAAACGACTGGCTCATCTCGGTTGCTCCGCCGTGAAAGTCGGCGGCAGGAGCCATGTGGCCCCGGTCGTACCCGCTGTTGCGGTAATCGGCCAGCTCGGCCCGCTCGCCCTGAGGCAGCTCTGGATCGGGCGCGAAGTTGTTGGTGCGCCCCTCGCTGCCGCCCAGCTCGCTGGTTTCCAGGTGTTCGCCCACCACCAGCGGCACCTTGCGGGCCGGGTCGTACAGCGCGATGTACTGGTCGCGGCACAGCAGCCGGGTTCCGCTGACGCTGCTGGTCGGCTGCCCGGCCCGGAACTCGTCGGTGCAGGCGTCGCCGCTCGCCTGTCCAGAGCCAGAGCTTTTCTGGCAGGAGGCCAGGACAGCCAGCAGGACAACCGCCACAGTCGGCAGGGCAACGCTGGAGCGAAAAAGACGGAGATTCATACCTCAATCTAGCGGCTGCACCCCACGCCTCATCCACTCGGGCGCACGGTTCAGCTCAGAGCTTCAGCTCGAAGCACAGCGAGTTCGGGATGTCCACGTAATAGCCGAAGTTTGGAATGCGGGTAAATCCACTGCTCTGGTACAGTCCCAGCGCTTCGGCTTGCTGGTCGCCGGTTTCCAGCACCAGACGCGTCAGGCCGTGCGCTCTTCCCCATTCGATCAGTCCGTCCAGCACCGCCCGCCCCAGCCTGCGCCCGCGTGCCGACGGCAGGGTATACATGCGCTTGATCTCGGCGCT
Above is a genomic segment from Deinococcus ruber containing:
- a CDS encoding AzlD domain-containing protein encodes the protein MTIWLVILGVGVVSLLLRASSLVLLRNRRLPPRLAESLGLVPASVLAALIAPDLLVQHGQVNVLSVRLLAGLLAALVAWKTRNVLWTLVVGLGLLFAAQALGWA
- a CDS encoding DNA/RNA non-specific endonuclease; this translates as MNLRLFRSSVALPTVAVVLLAVLASCQKSSGSGQASGDACTDEFRAGQPTSSVSGTRLLCRDQYIALYDPARKVPLVVGEHLETSELGGSEGRTNNFAPDPELPQGERAELADYRNSGYDRGHMAPAADFHGGATEMSQSFYLSNMVPQNPELNRGLWAGLEGATRNCAKTVGGLYILTGPIFEGRERTIGPDRVAVPSSVYKIVVSGNAARAFLVPNRSVPKTSNFSRYETTVDEIQTASGLNFFPQGGVNTQQRGNFCAGSYGG
- a CDS encoding low temperature requirement protein A: MQEARIHAPEDAPVSTLELFLDLVFVFTITQITNLVVHPVGVADYLHALFILLMVWWMYSGYIWLTSNVSTDQTVRRLLMFGGMGGFLTMALSIPQAFGSSGVVFGVGYLIVTLIHAGLFKKAPNSSAQAIWGIFGYNLTAAALVLAAAFVPAGWRMWPWALAIVVLFVSGLLRRESGFQMRPAHFAERHGLILIIALGESVVALGVGVGNARLTPWLVVGALLGLALNAALWWSYFGADAERSARLLEERPARERTRLALRGFGFGHAIMIAGIIALAAGMKLTLSHLGADNPEQSHEQARNLTAWSLAAGVTLYLLGDVLFRRVTGLGRSGLRLLIAALTLLSGVVGMVLGNLLQMAVLVALLVLLLLLESRRV
- a CDS encoding 4Fe-4S dicluster domain-containing protein, with translation MLENVFKLLGEYGNVLPRYTGPRCLSERLSVGGCDLCQQACPHDAIIIFQSVSINADACTGCGLCTQACPSGALEYDVTAPLNAVREQKAQPQGAKIVCSKSEEGGRSVPCLARLTASTVMAAGAWDTPLTLVHGDCAACTLGGPSVPASVQGVIDEAQRLRAPTGRPTEVTLRAHDPEQQGSGERVSRRLLFGAMARGAGRMAAQAIPDSPLPFVDWSEPEDRVPAEWRWRVRALRPAPTPETAIYWPAPLIDDTCIDCPVCENVCPTDAITRDVQPDGGVTLTLSLASCTGCNACERSCPPQAIHMQPHWRRDALDSPILLRESGNILQ
- a CDS encoding GNAT family N-acetyltransferase, whose translation is MPLQTLPLTDARAHFLMAEQQRELRRLYNDTDERTEPFDPASLAGGVLLGYEEDGELLAIGGLKPLGDGSAEIKRMYTLPSARGRRLGRAVLDGLIEWGRAHGLTRLVLETGDQQAEALGLYQSSGFTRIPNFGYYVDIPNSLCFELKL
- a CDS encoding YkgJ family cysteine cluster protein, which gives rise to MSDLFQPPDGYAPRSAWQRGCSACGACCSAPDIAALGKPLGVPCVHLGAGCLCRIYEGRPAVCRNYQPDWVCGEVAPLPTLQARIERFLDIYGLLEPEPSESPDHG
- a CDS encoding AzlC family ABC transporter permease, yielding MSLSPSFWQGLRAFLPLIPGVLPFSMVAGIAAVQAGFSPVQSIAFSLIGFAGSAQLIASQMVAGGAPLLLIVGSALIVNLRFALYSASMLPFFGGVSTPVRWPLAYLLTDQAYALTMGRPSSATDVVRYYAGAALPMWLTWQVGTVVGALLGTHIPATLPLEFAVPLSFIALVIPALRTRPQVLAAVVSGAVAVAAHALPFRLNLIVGAACGIAAALALQSVRPGQARK
- a CDS encoding AraC family transcriptional regulator, which gives rise to MAEQARFWVAHDLQHTDALRATYIRHAFRPHAHPEYAIGIIEHGAQSVQFRTSREVLPAGTLALINPGEVHTGHAQTEQGWTYRMLYPSETLVASVLPGLTLPWFKEATVFDGELFQMFQTLHRVLEDPQGSVLERQSRWAVFMSVLAQRHAAQRAPLLAGAEHAPRAVELARQRLEAAVQSGAAVSLEELAGAAGLPVLRLLRAFRAATGLPPHAYQTLLRVQRARSLLRGGVPLTEAALLAGFYDQSHLGKQFKQVYGLSPGQYARGTGTPAAFSPPSAAKTS
- a CDS encoding LysR family transcriptional regulator — its product is MSSVTRPPVPRASSVRSPVRAAGARPTLAQLRVFVAVAKAGAFSEAATDLNMSQSTLSEGVAGLERALGVRLLERSPSGVALTSTGERVLDHAVRAIQASDDLMLSALDDEALTGTLTVAAYRSLGVHLLPPALAAVHARFPLLEVKVLNAESDGQGGQQLILKRQADVGLMLDSDAPFLSYPLIQDDYVAVVPRREHGKAVDPATFDWAELSHRALLLPPSGDPCFQRVIVHLQEHGIVPQTIMEFADDDVIFSMVAHGLGIAVQPSLATIPLRSDLMTVPLPVRLTRSLVVATLPGRASLPHIRGFIEAVRASAAQLALSSGMAGQQVHVPGL